ATGACGGCGAGCGAGCGGACAGGCATCGGGCGAACGAGCGGGCGCGCGACAAGCTACGGCGCACCGGCGAACGAGAGGTTTGACTGCCCCGTCTCGGCGGCAGTAGAAACAGACCGAGCGGGCCCGCTACTTCTCTACTTATCTGGCTTGTTCTCCACTTATCTGGCTTGGCCCGCCCCTGCAGGACCGAGGCGCTGGCGCGAATCTTGACGGTCGAGCAGCGGACGCGGGGACCAGCGGATGCCAGCGAGACAGCAATCTCCGAAACCGTCCCCTTTTCAGGCTTCAGACCCCGAACTGCCTCCGCGAAATCTTTGTGCGGGCGCGCAACCCACAGCCGCGCCACCCGGTAGTATCTTTCATTGCAGACTGAAAATAACCCTATGGAGCATCCTGCCCTCGCCCCGAGCCTCCGCACGCGCCGCGCCGCGCCGCCGTCGATCCGTGCGATCCGCGCTCCCATCGAGGACGACCTCGACGCCTTCCGCTCGTACTTCCGCGACGCCATGCGCTCGCGCGTCGGACTGCTCGAGAAGGTCACGCGCTACGTCCTCCGGCAGAAGGGCAAGGAGATCCGCCCAGTTCTGGTGCTGCTCGCGTCGCAGCTCTGCGGCGGCGTCACCGAAAAGAGCTACCGCGCCGCCGCCCTCGTCGAACTCCTCCACACCGCGACCCTGGTCCACGACGATGTCGTCGACGAGGCCGAGCGCCGCCGCGGGCTGTTCTCGATCAACGCGCTCTGGAAGAACAAGGTCGCCGTCCTCCTCGGGGACTTCCTCCTCTCGCGCGGCCTCCTGCTCGCGCTCGACCACGGCGACTACGACCTCCTCCACACCGTCTCCGACGCCGTCCGGCGGATGAGCGAGGGCGAGCTGCTCCAGATCGAGAAGGCCCGGCGGCTCGACATCGACGAGGCGACCTACTTCCGCATCATCTCCGACAAGACGGCCTCGCTGATCTCAGCCTGCACCGCCTGCGGCGCGATCTCTGCTACCGAAGACGCCGACGACATCCTCGCCCTCCGCGAGATCGGCGAGAAGCTCGGCCTCGCGTTCCAGATCCGCGACGACCTCTTCGACTTCGGCGACGTGGACGTGGGCAAGCCGCTCGGGATCGACCTTCAGGAGAAGAAGATGACGCTCCCCCTCATCGTCGCCCTCCGCACGGCCGACGAGCGCGAGCGCAAGGCGATCCTGAAGATCGTCCGCAAAAAAAAGAAGAGCCGCGAGGACATCCGCACCGTCGGCGACTTCGTGCGGCGGCAGGGCGGCCTGGGCTACGCGCGCCAGAAGATGCAGGCCCTCGCCAACGAGGCGGCCGAAGCCCTCGGCAGCTTCCCGCCGACCCCGGCCCGCGACGCGCTCATGGACCTCGCCGCCTACGTCGTCGCGCGGAAAAAGTGAAGCGAACGCCGAGTGCTGAGTGACAAGCGCTGAAAAGAACCTCCCGAGGCAGCAGACGCCGCTCGTCCTCAGGAGATTCTTCGATCGCTACGCTCCTCAGAATGACAGCCACCTTCCGGGCCGCGCACCTTGTTGCGGCCGTGAGCGATTTGGGGCACCGTGAGTATCATTCGACACTCGCCCCTCGTCACTCGACGTTTCCATGACGCTCTACCTGCTCGGCACCGGCGCGGCGGTCTCGGACCCGCACCGCACGACGACCATGCTCGCCGTCTCGGACGGCACCTCGACGCTCGCCGTGGACTGCGGCGGCGACCTCGTCCAGCGCATGATGGCCTGCGGCCTCGACCCCGCGACGCTCGACGGCCTCATCCTCACGCACGAGCACCCGGACCACGTCAGCGGCTTCCCGCTCTTCATGGAGAAGCTCTGGCTGACCGGCCGGAGCCGCCCGATTCCGGTCTACGGCGTCCGCGCCGCGCTCGGCCAGGCCCGGCGGCTGTGGGAGGCGTTCGACACGAGCCGGTGGGACGGCGTCCCGGAGATCGTCTGGCAGGAGGTCGCGCACGAGCCGGGCACCGAGGTGCTGACCAGCGATACCTGGCACGTCACCGCTGCGCCGGTTACCCATCCGGTCCCGACGATCGGCCTTCGGATCGAGCACGGGCCGACGAGCCGGACGGTCGCCTACTCGTGCGACACGGCCCCGTGCG
Above is a window of Bacteroidota bacterium DNA encoding:
- a CDS encoding polyprenyl synthetase family protein, with amino-acid sequence MEHPALAPSLRTRRAAPPSIRAIRAPIEDDLDAFRSYFRDAMRSRVGLLEKVTRYVLRQKGKEIRPVLVLLASQLCGGVTEKSYRAAALVELLHTATLVHDDVVDEAERRRGLFSINALWKNKVAVLLGDFLLSRGLLLALDHGDYDLLHTVSDAVRRMSEGELLQIEKARRLDIDEATYFRIISDKTASLISACTACGAISATEDADDILALREIGEKLGLAFQIRDDLFDFGDVDVGKPLGIDLQEKKMTLPLIVALRTADERERKAILKIVRKKKKSREDIRTVGDFVRRQGGLGYARQKMQALANEAAEALGSFPPTPARDALMDLAAYVVARKK
- a CDS encoding MBL fold metallo-hydrolase; translation: MTLYLLGTGAAVSDPHRTTTMLAVSDGTSTLAVDCGGDLVQRMMACGLDPATLDGLILTHEHPDHVSGFPLFMEKLWLTGRSRPIPVYGVRAALGQARRLWEAFDTSRWDGVPEIVWQEVAHEPGTEVLTSDTWHVTAAPVTHPVPTIGLRIEHGPTSRTVAYSCDTAPCERVVELGRDAGVLVHEATGATPGVHSSAEQAAEIAAKAGAHRLLLVHLPPGLTDDDLGDARRWLSEVELGEELGVYNL